The Mytilus galloprovincialis chromosome 4, xbMytGall1.hap1.1, whole genome shotgun sequence genome contains a region encoding:
- the LOC143072711 gene encoding zinc finger protein basonuclin-2-like isoform X2, protein MCIKAVFALDKLGYRHIYNLGMSVEVVQPNVVFDIASLLLYGATATPVRLKILLDRLFSVLQHDEVLQVLQSFGWSYEDYARGYILQDTNGKVLDKWSIASREEEHIMLQQFLRFGETKSIAQEIILQDTKEQQDLFKMQSTRAESEIKKFIERSNHSVHNYMRGLEPRHLFGNRLPFVPIGSRLMTPPSLLNFSPPLSNDVRSHVTSGVPSSSPVTSSPLGRLQTMQPFDYHREQSSPALSPGIPEKHNPESYSSDSPKNMSLTPTSSKSDTPPYTPQISESDSTPVKSSALMSLPIMQPGDLGSSRALDFSSPRDHGNSLMYEDHNAKHLRKSHNPVKRQWTPSASFGTSFIGPNGKKRVLCTACNKTFCDKGALKIHYSAVHLKEMHKCSVDGCNMMFSSRRSRNRHSANPNPKLHMPQKRVKLPEGASIIDEDSCMSPNMVASPPSMVGLPTSLSDPSIVSQFDTHELARANHALFYSALNAQMSVFPSPEKRYRLDDDMPKDLSLVDRKDSDFKSERDDSPHHRSNRRKNMVPTRLTQPSSMPDMSDDNSDDEHVKEDGKEDMNDEQYLSLHQRYQMDNDSLAEKHYLKRKLVVDTSDDNDIELGEIRRDYRSHELPNGHAQKEYPKIASLLSKSCNDEVIDYSKKVPLNHEEDSLSSDHSALSESKSSFTNLETGQKISSSDDSVGELPFSKENPETCVMCNENFQSMEDVRSHLQNLHFKSMHFCSVNGCNAFFKSKRNQERHSADCEKLRQSLQDDDNDQSEEREEINIEKTESSVDKYAKTNGNKHYDSSDGDDEDSDDEIDKKNENNNFDNETEKDEIAIHKNGINVHCHVCQSKFKDNLALKEHFEINHPKEMFHCTIKGCEKIFSTRKSRNRHSQNGNLHHHLPETKS, encoded by the coding sequence gataCTAATGGAAAAGTCCTAGATAAATGGTCCATTGCTTCTCGAGAAGAGGAACACATTATGTTGCAGCAGTTTTTACGATTTGGAGAAACAAAATCTATAGCACAAGAAATTATTCTTCAAGACACCAAAGAACAACAGGATTTATTTAAGATGCAATCAACCAGAGCCGAATCTGAAATCAAAAAATTCATTGAAAGAAGCAATCATTCAGTACATAACTACATGAGAGGTCTTGAGCCTCGTCATTTGTTTGGAAATCGACTTCCGTTTGTGCCAATTGGAAGTCGTCTGATGACTCCTCCATCACTTTTAAACTTTTCTCCACCTTTGAGTAATGATGTCAGAAGTCATGTGACCTCCGGAGTTCCATCATCAAGTCCCGTCACATCATCACCATTAGGCAGACTACAGACCATGCAGCCATTCGATTACCACAGGGAACAAAGTAGTCCTGCCCTTAGCCCAGGCATACCTGAGAAACATAATCCAGAATCATATTCAAGTGATAGTCCTAAAAATATGAGTTTGACACCAACATCATCGAAATCAGATACACCACCATACACACCTCAGATATCAGAGAGTGACAGCACGCCAGTCAAATCATCAGCTCTGATGTCATTACCCATCATGCAACCTGGAGATCTGGGTAGTAGTAGAGCTCTTGATTTTTCTTCACCAAGGGATCATGGGAACAGTTTAATGTATGAAGACCACAATGCCAAACATTTAAGAAAATCGCACAATCCAGTCAAAAGACAATGGACTCCATCAGCTAGCTTTGGTACTTCTTTCATAGGACCTAACGGTAAAAAGCGGGTATTATGTACAGCGTGTAATAAAACTTTCTGTGATAAAGGTGCATTGAAGATTCACTACAGTGCAGTGCACTTGAAGGAGATGCACAAATGTAGCGTTGATGGATGTAACATGATGTTTAGTTCCAGAAGGAGTCGTAACAGACACAGTGCTAATCCTAATCCTAAATTACATATGCCGCAGAAGAGAGTCAAGTTACCTGAAGGGGCCAGTATTATTGATGAGGACTCTTGTATGTCTCCAAATATGGTAGCAAGTCCACCAAGTATGGTTGGTTTGCCTACAAGCTTGTCAGATCCAAGTATTGTTTCACAGTTTGACACACATGAGCTTGCTCGTGCTAATCATGCTCTGTTCTATTCTGCTTTAAATGCACAGATGTCCGTGTTTCCATCACCAGAGAAACGATACCGATTGGATGACGATATGCCCAAAGACCTCAGTCTTGTTGATAGGAAAGATTCAGACTTCAAGTCAGAACGTGATGATTCTCCTCACCACCGATCAAATCGTCGTAAAAATATGGTACCAACACGTCTGACACAGCCTTCTAGTATGCCTGATATGAGTGATGATAATTCTGATGATGAACATGTGAAAGAGGACGGAAAAGAAGATATGAATGATGAACAATACCTTAGCCTTCATCAAAGGTATCAAATGGATAACGATAGTTTAGCCGAAAAACATTATTTGAAACGTAAATTAGTCGTGGATACCAGTGATGATAATGACATTGAATTGGGTGAAATTAGGCGAGATTACAGAAGTCATGAACTACCTAACGGACATGCACAGAAGGAGTACCCAAAAATAGCTTCCCTTTTGTCAAAATCCTGCAACGATGAGGTTATTGATTACTCTAAAAAGGTTCCGTTAAATCACGAGGAGGATTCACTTTCAAGTGACCATAGTGCTTTGTCTGAATCTAagtcatcttttacaaatttGGAAACTGGGCAAAAAATATCCTCTTCTGATGATTCTGTTGGAGAATTACCTTTCAGTAAGGAAAATCCAGAAACTTGTGTCATGTGTAATGAAAACTTTCAAAGTATGGAAGATGTCCGCTCTCATCTTCAAAACTTACATTTCAAATCTATGCATTTTTGTTCTGTAAATGGATGCAATgcattttttaaatctaaacgAAATCAGGAGAGACATAGCGCTGACTGTGAAAAGTTGCGACAAAGCCTACAGGATGATGACAATGATCAGTCAGAGGAACGTgaagaaataaatattgaaaaaacggAGAGTTCTGTTGACAAATATGCCAAAACTAATGGGAACAAACATTATGATAGTTCTGATGGGGATGATGAAGATTCAGATGACGAAATCGACAAGAAAAACGAAAACAACAACTTTGACAATGAAACTGAAAAAGACGAAATTGCCATCCATAAAAATGGTATTAATGTCCATTGTCATGTCTGTCAATCCAAATTCAAGGATAATTTAGCTTTGAAAGAACATTTTGAAATCAATCATCCAAAAGAAATGTTTCACTGTACAATAAAAGGCTGTGAAAAGATTTTCTCAACCCGCAAAAGTCGAAATCGTCATAGTCAGAATGGAAATCTACATCATCATCTTCCGGAAACAAAAAGCTGA
- the LOC143072711 gene encoding zinc finger protein basonuclin-2-like isoform X3 produces MSVEVVQPNVVFDIASLLLYGATATPVRLKILLDRLFSVLQHDEVLQVLQSFGWSYEDYARGYILQDTNGKVLDKWSIASREEEHIMLQQFLRFGETKSIAQEIILQDTKEQQDLFKMQSTRAESEIKKFIERSNHSVHNYMRGLEPRHLFGNRLPFVPIGSRLMTPPSLLNFSPPLSNDVRSHVTSGVPSSSPVTSSPLGRLQTMQPFDYHREQSSPALSPGIPEKHNPESYSSDSPKNMSLTPTSSKSDTPPYTPQISESDSTPVKSSALMSLPIMQPGDLGSSRALDFSSPRDHGNSLMYEDHNAKHLRKSHNPVKRQWTPSASFGTSFIGPNGKKRVLCTACNKTFCDKGALKIHYSAVHLKEMHKCSVDGCNMMFSSRRSRNRHSANPNPKLHMPQKRVKLPEGASIIDEDSCMSPNMVASPPSMVGLPTSLSDPSIVSQFDTHELARANHALFYSALNAQMSVFPSPEKRYRLDDDMPKDLSLVDRKDSDFKSERDDSPHHRSNRRKNMVPTRLTQPSSMPDMSDDNSDDEHVKEDGKEDMNDEQYLSLHQRYQMDNDSLAEKHYLKRKLVVDTSDDNDIELGEIRRDYRSHELPNGHAQKEYPKIASLLSKSCNDEVIDYSKKVPLNHEEDSLSSDHSALSESKSSFTNLETGQKISSSDDSVGELPFSKENPETCVMCNENFQSMEDVRSHLQNLHFKSMHFCSVNGCNAFFKSKRNQERHSADCEKLRQSLQDDDNDQSEEREEINIEKTESSVDKYAKTNGNKHYDSSDGDDEDSDDEIDKKNENNNFDNETEKDEIAIHKNGINVHCHVCQSKFKDNLALKEHFEINHPKEMFHCTIKGCEKIFSTRKSRNRHSQNGNLHHHLPETKS; encoded by the coding sequence gataCTAATGGAAAAGTCCTAGATAAATGGTCCATTGCTTCTCGAGAAGAGGAACACATTATGTTGCAGCAGTTTTTACGATTTGGAGAAACAAAATCTATAGCACAAGAAATTATTCTTCAAGACACCAAAGAACAACAGGATTTATTTAAGATGCAATCAACCAGAGCCGAATCTGAAATCAAAAAATTCATTGAAAGAAGCAATCATTCAGTACATAACTACATGAGAGGTCTTGAGCCTCGTCATTTGTTTGGAAATCGACTTCCGTTTGTGCCAATTGGAAGTCGTCTGATGACTCCTCCATCACTTTTAAACTTTTCTCCACCTTTGAGTAATGATGTCAGAAGTCATGTGACCTCCGGAGTTCCATCATCAAGTCCCGTCACATCATCACCATTAGGCAGACTACAGACCATGCAGCCATTCGATTACCACAGGGAACAAAGTAGTCCTGCCCTTAGCCCAGGCATACCTGAGAAACATAATCCAGAATCATATTCAAGTGATAGTCCTAAAAATATGAGTTTGACACCAACATCATCGAAATCAGATACACCACCATACACACCTCAGATATCAGAGAGTGACAGCACGCCAGTCAAATCATCAGCTCTGATGTCATTACCCATCATGCAACCTGGAGATCTGGGTAGTAGTAGAGCTCTTGATTTTTCTTCACCAAGGGATCATGGGAACAGTTTAATGTATGAAGACCACAATGCCAAACATTTAAGAAAATCGCACAATCCAGTCAAAAGACAATGGACTCCATCAGCTAGCTTTGGTACTTCTTTCATAGGACCTAACGGTAAAAAGCGGGTATTATGTACAGCGTGTAATAAAACTTTCTGTGATAAAGGTGCATTGAAGATTCACTACAGTGCAGTGCACTTGAAGGAGATGCACAAATGTAGCGTTGATGGATGTAACATGATGTTTAGTTCCAGAAGGAGTCGTAACAGACACAGTGCTAATCCTAATCCTAAATTACATATGCCGCAGAAGAGAGTCAAGTTACCTGAAGGGGCCAGTATTATTGATGAGGACTCTTGTATGTCTCCAAATATGGTAGCAAGTCCACCAAGTATGGTTGGTTTGCCTACAAGCTTGTCAGATCCAAGTATTGTTTCACAGTTTGACACACATGAGCTTGCTCGTGCTAATCATGCTCTGTTCTATTCTGCTTTAAATGCACAGATGTCCGTGTTTCCATCACCAGAGAAACGATACCGATTGGATGACGATATGCCCAAAGACCTCAGTCTTGTTGATAGGAAAGATTCAGACTTCAAGTCAGAACGTGATGATTCTCCTCACCACCGATCAAATCGTCGTAAAAATATGGTACCAACACGTCTGACACAGCCTTCTAGTATGCCTGATATGAGTGATGATAATTCTGATGATGAACATGTGAAAGAGGACGGAAAAGAAGATATGAATGATGAACAATACCTTAGCCTTCATCAAAGGTATCAAATGGATAACGATAGTTTAGCCGAAAAACATTATTTGAAACGTAAATTAGTCGTGGATACCAGTGATGATAATGACATTGAATTGGGTGAAATTAGGCGAGATTACAGAAGTCATGAACTACCTAACGGACATGCACAGAAGGAGTACCCAAAAATAGCTTCCCTTTTGTCAAAATCCTGCAACGATGAGGTTATTGATTACTCTAAAAAGGTTCCGTTAAATCACGAGGAGGATTCACTTTCAAGTGACCATAGTGCTTTGTCTGAATCTAagtcatcttttacaaatttGGAAACTGGGCAAAAAATATCCTCTTCTGATGATTCTGTTGGAGAATTACCTTTCAGTAAGGAAAATCCAGAAACTTGTGTCATGTGTAATGAAAACTTTCAAAGTATGGAAGATGTCCGCTCTCATCTTCAAAACTTACATTTCAAATCTATGCATTTTTGTTCTGTAAATGGATGCAATgcattttttaaatctaaacgAAATCAGGAGAGACATAGCGCTGACTGTGAAAAGTTGCGACAAAGCCTACAGGATGATGACAATGATCAGTCAGAGGAACGTgaagaaataaatattgaaaaaacggAGAGTTCTGTTGACAAATATGCCAAAACTAATGGGAACAAACATTATGATAGTTCTGATGGGGATGATGAAGATTCAGATGACGAAATCGACAAGAAAAACGAAAACAACAACTTTGACAATGAAACTGAAAAAGACGAAATTGCCATCCATAAAAATGGTATTAATGTCCATTGTCATGTCTGTCAATCCAAATTCAAGGATAATTTAGCTTTGAAAGAACATTTTGAAATCAATCATCCAAAAGAAATGTTTCACTGTACAATAAAAGGCTGTGAAAAGATTTTCTCAACCCGCAAAAGTCGAAATCGTCATAGTCAGAATGGAAATCTACATCATCATCTTCCGGAAACAAAAAGCTGA